The following proteins are encoded in a genomic region of Dasypus novemcinctus isolate mDasNov1 chromosome 3, mDasNov1.1.hap2, whole genome shotgun sequence:
- the WDR89 gene encoding WD repeat-containing protein 89 — protein MDKLEEQFADLHIVKRSSGTKESSYLLGIDTSKTLQAAKGSLVAVLCSNGSIRIHDKETLNILQEFSGHPGLLNGVRFANSCDSVYSACNDGTVKCWDARLANKKPVQLFKGYPSNIFISFDINCNDHVICAGTEKVDDDALLIFWDARINSQDLSTTKDPLGAYSETHSDDITQVCFHPSNPNMVMSGSTDGLVNVFDVSVDNEEDALVATCNSVSSVSYIGWSGKDYKQIYCMTHDEGFCWWDLNHLDTDEPITYLNIRDVREAINVKESTLDYLIGGLYHEKMDKLFLVGGTNTGKIHLMNCTTSGLIHVTSLQGGHDATVRSFCWNIQDDSLLTGGEDAQLFLWKSGAIEKTFTKKDSMKIASSVHQRVRVHSSDSYKRKKQGYKIRS, from the coding sequence ATGGATAAGCTTGAGGAACAATTTGCTGATCTGCACATAGTTAAGCGTTCTTCAGGAACTAAAGAGTCTTCTTACCTGCTTGGCATAGACACATCAAAGACTCTACAGGCAGCAAAAGGAAGCTTGGTTGCTGTTTTATGTTCTAATGGATCAATCAGAATACATGATAAAGAAACATTAAATATACTACAAGAATTTAGTGGACATCCTGGTCTTCTTAATGGAGTCAGATTTGCAAATTCCTGTGATAGTGTATATTCAGCATGTAATGATGGCACTGTAAAATGTTGGGATGCTCGACTGGCCAATAAAAAACCTGTCCAGCTATTCAAGGGCTACCCTTCCAATATTTTTATCAGTTTTGATATCAACTGTAATGATCATGTCATTTGTGCTGGTACAGAAAAAGTTGATGATGATGCATTGTTGATATTTTGGGATGCAAGAATTAATTCTCAGGATTTGTCTACTACTAAAGACCCACTTGGTGCATATTCAGAGACACATAGTGATGATATCACTCAAGTATGTTTCCATCCCAGCAATCCTAACATGGTAATGTCAGGTTCAACtgatggcctggtaaatgtattTGATGTTAGTGTTGATAATGAAGAGGATGCGCTGGTTGCAACTTGTAATTCAGTTTCATCAGTAAGTTATATTGGTTGGTCTGGGAAAGATTATAAACAGATTTACTGCATGACACATGATGAAGGATTTTGTTGGTGGGATCTTAATCACTTGGACACTGATGAACCAATCACATATTTGAACATCCGGGATGTTAGAGAAGCAATTAATGTAAAAGAAAGTACTTTGGACTATTTGATTGGTGGCCTATATcatgaaaaaatggacaaattatttCTTGTTGGAGGGACAAATACAGGAAAGATTCATTTAATGAACTGTACCACATCAGGATTGATCCATGTGACCAGCCTTCAGGGAGGTCATGATGCTACAGTTCGTTCTTTCTGTTGGAATATACAGGATGATTCTTTGCTGACAGGTGGAGAAGATGCCCAGTTGTTTCTTTGGAAATCTGGAGCTATAGAGAAGACCTTTACAAAGAAAGATAGCATGAAAATAGCATCCTCTGTGCACCAGCGAGTTCGAGTTCACAGTAGTGATTCTTATAAGAGGAAAAAACAGGGATATAAAATCAGGAGTTAA